In the Eriocheir sinensis breed Jianghai 21 unplaced genomic scaffold, ASM2467909v1 Scaffold271, whole genome shotgun sequence genome, one interval contains:
- the LOC126991392 gene encoding serine/arginine-rich splicing factor 4-like, whose amino-acid sequence MSSLQGLEMLQQSIFKGGKRGRRRRRRYKAKEYDMSSLQGFKGGKRGRRRRYKAKEYDMSSPQGFKGGKRGRRRRRYKAKEYDMSSPQGFKGGKRGRRRRRYKAKEYDMSSPQGFKGGKRGRRRRRYKAKEYDMSSPQGFKGGKRGRRRRRYKAKEYDMSSLQGFKGGKRGRRRRRYKAKEYDMSSPQGFKGGKRVKKEEVQGKGI is encoded by the coding sequence ATGTCCTCACTTCAGGGTTTAGAAATGCTGCAACAATCAATCTTCAAAGGAGgcaaaagaggtagaagaaggaggaggaggtacaaggcAAAGGAATATGACATGTCCTCACTTCAGGGTTTCAAAGGAGGcaaaagaggtagaaggaggaggtacAAGGCAAAGGAATATGACATGTCCTCACCTCAGGGTTTCAAAGGAGgcaaaagaggtagaagaaggaggaggtacaaGGCAAAGGAATATGACATGTCCTCACCTCAGGGTTTCAAAGGAGgcaaaagaggtagaagaaggaggaggtacaaGGCAAAGGAATATGACATGTCCTCACCTCAGGGTTTCAAAGGAGgcaaaagaggtagaagaaggaggaggtacaaGGCAAAGGAATATGACATGTCCTCACCTCAGGGTTTCAAAGGAGgcaaaagaggtagaagaaggaggaggtacaaGGCAAAGGAATATGACATGTCCTCACTTCAGGGTTTCAAAGGAGgcaaaagaggtagaagaaggaggaggtacaaGGCAAAGGAATATGACATGTCCTCACCTCAGGGTTTCAAAGGAGgcaaaagagtgaagaaggaggaggtacaaGGCAAAGGAATATGA